The following proteins are co-located in the Arctopsyche grandis isolate Sample6627 chromosome 3, ASM5162203v2, whole genome shotgun sequence genome:
- the LOC143923251 gene encoding uncharacterized protein LOC143923251, translating to MECRLCLRPAPAASSVSIFRRPDPHPERLEQRIRTCCQIQVKRGDGLPDRVCFSCKTSLELLSSFRKACFRNNESSQLRLDDCSKIKTEEVLLEDLIWDDEPSQSTILRKNSEMCLNSFPSESELILLKTSHPGQKLFKCDICLKSFIRKNGLVKHLRSHTGERPYKCEICLKSFTQKSYLDNHKKLHAGIKPHKCEICLKSFIQKTTLVAHLRTHTGERPYKCEICLKSFPVKSYLEIHKKLHAGIKPHKCEICLKSYVCRAELVRHLKSHTGENPYKCEICLKPFTQKSHLDIHKKLHAGIKPQKCEICLKSFISKSKLMSHLRSHTGEKPYKCEICLKSFSHKFSLEAHKKIHAGIKPHKCDICLKSFIYKNKLMSHLRSHTGEKPYKCEICLKSFSHTSSLGKHKKLHACVP from the exons atggagtgcaggctttgtcttagaccagctccggccgcatcttccgtctccatcttccgGAGACcagatcctcatccagagcgtctggagcaacgcattcggacctgctgtcaaattcag GTCAAAAGAGGCGATGGGCTGCCAGACAGGGTGTGTTTTTCGTGTAAGACCAGTCTGGAATTGTTGagcagctttcgaaaggcttgttttcgaaacaacgaatcgtctcaactgaggttagaCGATTGCtcgaagatcaagactgaagaagttttattggaagatttaatatgggacgatgagccttcacaatcgacaattctccgaaagaatagtgaaatGTGCTTAAATTCATTTCCCAGTGAATCTGAACTTATTTTACTCAAAACATCACATCCTGGGCAAAAgctgttcaaatgtgatatttgtttaaaatcatttattcgaaaaaatggacttgtgaaacatttgagatctcacacgggggaaaggccatacaagtgtgaaatttgtcttaaatcatttactcaaaaatcttacctcgataatcataaaaaattgcatgctgggataaaaccacataaatgtgaaatttgtctaaagtcatttattcaaaaaactaCACTTGTCgcacatttaagaactcacacaggggaaaggccatacaagtgtgaaatttgtctgaaatcatttccTGTAAAATCTTACCTCGagatacataaaaaattgcatgctgggataaaaccacacaaatgtgaaatttgcttaaaatcatatgtttgtAGAGCTGAACTTGTGAGACATTTGAAATCTCACACAGGAGAAAacccatacaagtgtgaaatttgtctgaaaccatttactcaaaaatctcacctcgatattcataaaaaattgcatgctgggataaaaccacaaaaatgtgagatttgtttaaaatcatttatttctaaaagtaaacttatgtcacatttgagatctcacacgggggaaaagccatacaagtgtgaaatttgtctaaaatcatttagtcaCAAATTTAGCCTCGAAgcacataaaaaaattcatgctgggataaaaccacataaatgtgacatttgtttaaaatcatttatttataaaaataaacttatgtcacatttgagatctcacactggggaaaagccatacaagtgtgaaatttgtctgaaatcatttagtCATACGTCTAGCCTcgggaaacataaaaaattgcatgcatgcgtgccatga